From a region of the Erythrobacter neustonensis genome:
- a CDS encoding acyl-CoA dehydrogenase family protein, with protein MDFEPTERQVYWRDRVRDFIDTHIRPNMDTYKTQDAAGGRWKVIDIIEDKKKLAKEAGIWNLFMPPRNDSHHHVDDTFEFEGPGLTNLEYALCAEEMGRITWASEVFNCSAPDTGNMEVFHRYGTAAQKEQWLRPLMNGEIRSAFLMTEPNTASSDATNIETRIERDGDHYIINGRKWWSSGLGDPRCKIAIVMGKTNPDAQRHAQQSQILMPIDTPGVNILRHLPVFGYDDAPHGHMEVEMVNVRVPAENILLGEGRGFEIAQGRLGPGRIHHCMRTIGTAEEALAKMCRRLQEREAFGKPVYKHSVWEERVARARIDIEMTRLLCLKAADMMDKVGNKSAKQEIAMIKVQAPNMALKIIDDAIQAHGGGGVSDDYGLASAYAHQRTLRLADGPDEVHARSIAHMEFAKHAPVPGPTANALRGDHGRAVNDTASFSSGDMGVAR; from the coding sequence ATGGATTTTGAACCCACCGAACGCCAGGTTTACTGGCGCGATCGTGTGCGCGATTTCATCGACACGCATATCCGCCCCAACATGGACACCTACAAGACGCAGGACGCCGCCGGTGGCCGCTGGAAGGTGATCGACATCATCGAGGACAAGAAGAAGCTCGCCAAGGAAGCGGGCATCTGGAACCTGTTCATGCCGCCGCGCAACGACAGCCACCACCATGTCGACGATACCTTCGAATTCGAAGGCCCGGGCCTCACCAACCTCGAATATGCGCTGTGCGCCGAGGAAATGGGCCGCATCACCTGGGCATCGGAAGTGTTCAACTGCTCCGCGCCTGACACCGGCAACATGGAAGTCTTCCACCGCTACGGCACCGCCGCGCAGAAGGAGCAGTGGCTGCGTCCGCTGATGAACGGCGAGATCCGTTCGGCCTTCCTGATGACCGAGCCCAACACCGCCTCGTCCGATGCGACCAACATCGAGACCCGGATCGAGCGCGACGGCGATCATTACATCATCAACGGGCGCAAGTGGTGGTCTTCGGGCCTTGGCGATCCGCGCTGCAAGATCGCGATCGTGATGGGCAAGACCAATCCCGATGCGCAGCGCCACGCGCAGCAATCGCAGATCCTGATGCCGATCGACACGCCCGGCGTGAACATCCTGCGCCATCTGCCCGTGTTCGGCTATGACGATGCCCCGCACGGCCACATGGAAGTCGAGATGGTCAACGTCCGCGTTCCGGCCGAAAACATCCTGCTTGGCGAAGGACGCGGGTTCGAGATCGCGCAGGGGCGCCTCGGGCCGGGCCGCATCCACCACTGCATGCGCACCATCGGCACCGCCGAAGAGGCGCTGGCCAAGATGTGCCGCCGCCTGCAGGAACGCGAAGCCTTCGGCAAGCCGGTCTACAAGCACTCGGTCTGGGAAGAGCGCGTCGCGCGCGCCCGCATCGATATCGAAATGACCCGCCTGCTCTGCCTCAAGGCGGCCGACATGATGGACAAGGTCGGCAACAAGTCGGCCAAGCAGGAAATTGCGATGATCAAGGTGCAGGCGCCCAACATGGCGCTCAAGATCATCGACGATGCGATCCAGGCGCATGGCGGCGGCGGCGTGTCGGACGATTACGGCCTTGCCTCGGCCTATGCCCACCAGCGCACACTGCGTCTGGCGGACGGGCCGGACGAAGTCCACGCCCGCTCGATCGCGCACATGGAATTTGCCAAGCACGCGCCGGTTCCGGGGCCCACGGCCAACGCGCTGCGCGGCGACCACGGGCGCGCGGTGAATGACACCGCCAGCTTCAGCTCGGGCGACATGGGCGTCGCGCGCTAA
- a CDS encoding dipeptidase, translating into MQLFAPSRLALAAALLVASPLAAQKAKAPAIDDPAATATANAALEAAPIFDGHNDVPNQLRARLANQINTIDFEDTTAIAPSPSGAAMQTDLARLRQGKVGAQFWSVYVPSNPDEPEAVQQVIEQIDVTRRLIARNPQALAFATTADQVERAMADGKIASLLGMEGGHSIGSSLGVLRQLHALGARYMTLTHNSNTPWADAATDNPKFDGLSPFGVDVVREMNRLGMLVDLSHVSEATMMDALDAARAPVIFSHSGARAVNGHPRNVPDSVLARLPENGGIVMVVALPGFLNEERRQWFARRSAEEARLKALWQGQPAKVTEAMAAWDKASPEPATTISHMADHIDHIRKVAGTEHIGIGGDFDGMPSGPVGFEDVRGYPLLFAELAKRGYSQAELEMIASRNILRVMRAAEAYAASQASQPPIETLITPPAAAG; encoded by the coding sequence ATGCAACTTTTCGCGCCCTCGCGTCTTGCCCTTGCCGCCGCGCTGCTGGTCGCCAGCCCGCTCGCCGCGCAGAAGGCCAAGGCCCCGGCGATCGACGATCCGGCCGCCACCGCGACGGCCAATGCCGCATTGGAAGCCGCGCCGATCTTCGACGGGCACAACGACGTTCCCAACCAGCTGCGCGCGCGGCTCGCCAACCAGATCAACACGATCGATTTCGAGGATACCACCGCAATCGCACCCAGTCCCTCGGGCGCGGCGATGCAGACCGATCTTGCCCGGCTGCGGCAGGGCAAGGTCGGCGCGCAGTTCTGGTCGGTCTATGTCCCCTCCAACCCCGATGAGCCTGAAGCGGTGCAACAGGTGATCGAGCAGATCGACGTCACCCGCCGGCTGATCGCGCGCAACCCGCAGGCGCTGGCCTTTGCCACCACCGCCGATCAGGTCGAACGCGCGATGGCCGATGGCAAGATCGCTTCGTTGCTGGGGATGGAGGGCGGCCATTCGATCGGGTCGAGCCTTGGTGTACTGCGCCAGCTGCATGCGCTGGGCGCGCGTTACATGACGCTGACGCACAATAGCAACACGCCCTGGGCCGATGCGGCGACCGACAATCCGAAGTTCGACGGCCTCAGCCCGTTCGGCGTCGACGTGGTGCGCGAAATGAACCGGCTGGGTATGCTGGTCGATCTCAGCCACGTATCTGAGGCGACGATGATGGACGCGCTCGATGCGGCCCGCGCACCGGTGATCTTCAGCCATTCGGGCGCACGCGCGGTCAATGGCCATCCGCGCAACGTGCCCGACAGCGTATTGGCGCGCCTGCCCGAAAACGGCGGGATCGTGATGGTGGTCGCGCTTCCCGGCTTCCTCAACGAGGAGCGCCGCCAGTGGTTCGCGCGCCGCTCGGCCGAGGAAGCGCGGCTGAAAGCCTTGTGGCAGGGACAGCCTGCCAAGGTGACCGAGGCGATGGCCGCATGGGACAAGGCCAGTCCCGAGCCTGCGACCACGATCAGCCACATGGCCGATCACATCGACCATATCCGGAAAGTCGCGGGCACCGAACATATCGGCATCGGCGGCGATTTCGACGGCATGCCGAGCGGGCCGGTCGGCTTCGAGGATGTGCGCGGCTATCCGCTGCTGTTCGCCGAACTGGCCAAGCGCGGCTATTCGCAGGCCGAACTCGAAATGATCGCGAGCCGCAATATCCTGCGCGTGATGCGCGCGGCGGAGGCTTATGCCGCGAGCCAGGCCAGTCAGCCGCCGATCGAAACGCTGATCACCCCGCCTGCCGCGGCGGGGTGA
- a CDS encoding phosphotransferase family protein, translating into MADNQAIDFDKEMVGTVAVTEKDALDLPALTAWFEEHVEGFEGPISYTKFKGGQSNPTYRIDTPGASYVLRRQPFGKLLPSAHAVDREYAAMTGLYPTGFPVPRTYGLCEDTDVIGSKFFVMSMADGRSLWNGALPGLTPEERREHYHALIDTMADLHLNDPQAIGMGDYGKPTDYCARQIARWTKQYKLSETEHMPEMERLIAWLPQTIPPQHGSSVVHGDYRLDNVIFAHDEPKIIAVLDWELSTLGDPIADFSYLMLNWYQPADGRAGLSGLDLEALGIPTVEQAVERYVARTGYPVPPMDWYFAYNLFRLAGIMQGIKKRVIDGTASSAHAQAMSERVRPLAERAYQFALAAGMEE; encoded by the coding sequence ATGGCGGACAATCAGGCAATCGACTTCGACAAGGAAATGGTCGGCACGGTCGCAGTGACCGAGAAGGACGCGCTCGACCTGCCCGCATTGACCGCGTGGTTCGAAGAGCACGTCGAAGGCTTCGAAGGGCCGATCAGTTACACCAAGTTCAAGGGCGGGCAATCGAACCCGACCTACCGGATCGACACGCCGGGCGCGTCCTACGTGCTGCGCCGCCAGCCGTTCGGCAAGCTGCTCCCCAGCGCCCACGCGGTCGACCGCGAATATGCGGCGATGACGGGACTTTATCCCACCGGCTTCCCCGTCCCGCGGACCTATGGCCTGTGCGAAGACACGGACGTGATCGGGTCGAAGTTCTTCGTGATGAGCATGGCCGACGGGCGTAGTTTGTGGAACGGCGCGCTGCCGGGCCTCACGCCCGAGGAACGCCGCGAACATTACCACGCGCTGATCGACACGATGGCCGATCTGCACCTCAACGATCCGCAGGCGATCGGCATGGGCGATTATGGCAAGCCCACCGATTACTGCGCGCGCCAGATCGCGCGCTGGACCAAGCAGTACAAGCTCTCCGAAACCGAGCACATGCCCGAGATGGAGCGGCTGATCGCATGGCTGCCGCAAACCATTCCGCCGCAGCATGGCTCGTCTGTGGTGCACGGCGACTACCGGCTCGACAACGTGATCTTCGCGCATGACGAGCCGAAGATCATCGCAGTGCTCGACTGGGAGCTATCGACACTGGGCGATCCGATTGCCGATTTCAGCTACCTGATGCTCAACTGGTATCAGCCCGCCGACGGGCGCGCCGGGCTGTCGGGGCTCGATCTGGAGGCGCTGGGCATTCCCACGGTCGAACAGGCAGTCGAACGCTATGTCGCGCGCACCGGCTATCCCGTGCCGCCCATGGACTGGTATTTCGCCTACAACCTGTTCCGCTTGGCCGGGATCATGCAGGGCATCAAGAAGCGCGTGATCGATGGGACGGCGTCCAGCGCCCATGCCCAGGCGATGAGCGAGCGCGTGCGCCCGCTGGCGGAACGCGCTTACCAGTTCGCGCTTGCCGCAGGGATGGAGGAATAG
- the dapD gene encoding 2,3,4,5-tetrahydropyridine-2,6-dicarboxylate N-succinyltransferase, translated as MHEDLIAAIEAAWENRADIAPGHEVRHAVSDALALLDSGEARVASPDGNGGWQVNQWLKKAVLLSFRLNDNRVMDGGAAGAPAFDKVPLKFAGWGENRFKDAGFRVVPGAVVRRGAHISKGVVLMPSFVNIGAYVGENTMIDTWATVGSCAQIGANVHISGGAGIGGVLEPLQAGPVIIGDGAFIGARAEVAEGVRVGEGAVLSMGVYLGASTKIVDRATGEVHIGEVPPYAVVVPGSLPGKPLPDGTPGPSLYCAVIVKTVDAQTRSKTGINELLRD; from the coding sequence ATGCACGAAGACCTGATCGCCGCCATCGAAGCCGCATGGGAAAACCGCGCCGACATCGCACCGGGCCACGAAGTGCGCCATGCGGTGAGCGATGCGCTCGCGCTGCTCGACAGCGGTGAGGCACGGGTCGCCTCGCCCGATGGCAATGGCGGCTGGCAGGTCAACCAGTGGCTCAAGAAGGCGGTGCTGCTCAGCTTCCGCCTCAACGACAACCGCGTGATGGATGGCGGCGCGGCGGGCGCGCCCGCGTTCGACAAAGTTCCGCTGAAATTCGCCGGATGGGGCGAAAACCGCTTCAAGGATGCAGGCTTCCGCGTAGTGCCCGGCGCAGTGGTGCGGCGCGGGGCGCACATCTCCAAGGGCGTCGTGCTGATGCCGAGCTTCGTCAACATCGGTGCCTATGTCGGCGAAAACACGATGATCGACACCTGGGCCACGGTCGGGTCGTGCGCGCAGATCGGTGCGAATGTGCATATTTCGGGCGGCGCAGGCATCGGCGGCGTGCTTGAGCCGCTTCAGGCCGGACCGGTCATCATCGGAGACGGTGCCTTCATCGGCGCCCGCGCCGAAGTCGCCGAAGGTGTGCGTGTGGGCGAAGGGGCCGTGCTGTCGATGGGCGTCTATCTCGGCGCGTCGACCAAGATCGTCGACCGCGCGACCGGCGAGGTTCACATCGGCGAAGTCCCGCCCTATGCGGTGGTCGTCCCCGGTTCGCTGCCGGGCAAGCCTCTGCCCGATGGCACCCCCGGCCCCAGCCTCTATTGCGCGGTGATCGTCAAGACCGTGGACGCGCAGACCCGTTCCAAGACCGGGATCAACGAATTGCTGCGCGATTGA
- a CDS encoding SDR family oxidoreductase → MDIQSLFGLQGRVALVTGGSRGIGKMFVEGLLAAGCARVYISARKIEQMQATIDQFGADRVIGIPADLSQMDGMIALADELKSREDHLDILINNAGAAWGQPYLEFTEAGWHRTMDLNVKTPFFLTQKLHDLLVAGGKQGRPAKVIHVSSIDGQRINPWETYAYQASKAAVIQLTRRMAARLIQDNIVVTSIAPGAFPSEMNKAAKDAPDASASGIPAKRIGTAEDMAAAAIYLCSRAGDYVVGDTLTVDGGVVNALLPNHFADPAGGGH, encoded by the coding sequence ATGGACATTCAATCACTCTTCGGCCTTCAGGGCCGCGTTGCACTCGTCACCGGCGGCAGCCGCGGGATCGGCAAGATGTTCGTCGAAGGCCTGCTCGCCGCAGGCTGCGCGCGGGTCTATATCTCGGCGCGCAAGATCGAGCAGATGCAGGCGACGATCGACCAATTCGGCGCGGATCGGGTGATCGGTATTCCCGCTGACCTCAGCCAGATGGACGGGATGATCGCGCTGGCGGACGAGCTGAAGTCGCGCGAGGATCATCTCGATATCCTTATCAACAACGCGGGCGCGGCATGGGGCCAGCCCTATCTCGAATTCACCGAGGCCGGCTGGCACCGGACGATGGATCTGAACGTCAAAACCCCGTTCTTCCTGACGCAGAAGCTCCACGATCTGCTGGTCGCGGGCGGCAAGCAGGGGCGCCCGGCCAAGGTGATCCACGTCTCCTCGATCGACGGGCAGCGGATCAATCCGTGGGAAACCTATGCCTATCAGGCATCGAAGGCGGCGGTGATCCAACTGACCCGGCGCATGGCCGCGCGGCTGATCCAGGACAATATCGTCGTCACCTCGATCGCGCCCGGCGCCTTCCCCTCCGAGATGAACAAGGCCGCCAAGGACGCGCCCGATGCATCGGCGAGCGGCATCCCGGCCAAGCGCATCGGCACGGCCGAAGACATGGCGGCAGCCGCAATCTACCTGTGCAGCCGCGCAGGCGATTACGTGGTGGGCGATACGCTGACCGTGGATGGCGGCGTGGTCAACGCGCTGCTTCCCAACCACTTTGCCGATCCGGCGGGCGGCGGGCACTGA
- a CDS encoding Zn-dependent alcohol dehydrogenase → MAKAAILEQPGQGLRIAEVTYAAPGPHEVLIDTKACGLCHSDLHFIDGHYPHALPAIPGHEAAGIVRAVGSEVRTVKPGDHVVSCLSAFCGHCEFCVTGRMALCLGADTRRQKGDGARIAFGDGAPVNQMLNLSALSEQMLIHEHACVAIDKAMPFDRAALLGCAVTTGAGTIFNACKVTPGETVLVVGCGGVGLAAINAAKIAGAGKIIAADPLPEKRALAEVLGATHTVDAMAEDAAKQIIAISSGGVDWGIEAVGRQASADLAVASLRRGGTAVILGMMPLDCKVGLGAMDLLGGKKLMGAIMGMNHFPVDLPRLVDFYLRGLLDLDTIIAERISLDQVNDGFDTMRKGTSARTVVVFD, encoded by the coding sequence ATGGCAAAAGCCGCCATCCTTGAGCAACCCGGCCAGGGCCTTCGCATCGCCGAAGTCACCTATGCCGCGCCCGGCCCGCACGAAGTGCTGATCGACACCAAGGCGTGCGGGCTGTGCCATTCGGACCTCCACTTCATCGACGGGCATTACCCCCACGCGCTCCCCGCGATTCCGGGTCACGAGGCGGCCGGCATTGTCCGCGCGGTCGGCAGCGAAGTGCGCACGGTCAAGCCGGGCGATCATGTCGTTTCCTGCCTGTCGGCCTTTTGCGGCCACTGCGAATTCTGCGTCACGGGCCGCATGGCGCTGTGCCTTGGCGCGGACACCCGCCGCCAGAAGGGCGATGGCGCGCGCATTGCTTTCGGTGACGGTGCGCCCGTAAATCAGATGCTCAATCTCTCGGCCCTGTCCGAACAGATGCTGATCCACGAACACGCCTGCGTCGCGATCGACAAGGCGATGCCGTTTGATCGCGCAGCGCTGCTCGGCTGCGCGGTGACGACTGGCGCGGGGACGATCTTCAACGCCTGCAAGGTCACCCCGGGCGAAACCGTCCTGGTGGTGGGTTGCGGCGGCGTGGGCCTCGCCGCGATCAACGCCGCGAAAATCGCGGGCGCAGGCAAGATCATCGCCGCCGATCCCCTGCCCGAAAAGCGCGCGCTGGCCGAAGTGCTGGGCGCGACCCACACCGTCGATGCGATGGCGGAGGATGCCGCCAAGCAGATCATCGCGATCAGCAGCGGCGGGGTCGATTGGGGGATCGAGGCCGTCGGACGGCAAGCCTCGGCCGATCTTGCGGTCGCTTCGCTGCGCCGCGGCGGGACCGCGGTCATCCTCGGGATGATGCCGCTGGACTGCAAAGTGGGCCTTGGCGCGATGGATCTGCTTGGCGGGAAGAAGCTGATGGGCGCGATCATGGGGATGAACCACTTCCCGGTCGATCTGCCGCGGCTGGTCGATTTCTACCTGCGCGGGCTGCTCGATCTCGACACGATCATCGCCGAACGCATCAGCCTCGACCAGGTCAACGACGGCTTCGACACGATGCGCAAGGGCACATCTGCCCGCACCGTGGTGGTGTTCGACTGA
- a CDS encoding acyl-CoA dehydrogenase family protein — protein MTDLENFRTETRAWLEANCPPEMREPVRGEDDIYWGGRRATFKNDAQRAWLEACVAKGYTVPMWPKEYGGAGLTAPQAKVLREEMGAINARPPLSSFGIWMLGPALLHFGTEGQKQRFLNEIARGEIRWCQGYSEPGSGSDLVSLQTYGEDKGDHWVVNGSKIWTSYADQADWIFCLVRTDKTDKYQGITFMLFDMASEGVTTKPIQLISGSSPFCETFFDDVTVPKSYGDDVPAYVGTVGRGWDVAKYLLGHEREMISGADGGERAAAIGAAMKRHAARTGDEIDPVLRAELANFDVDALAYAAMGEKFLDEIKVGKAHPAQPNMMKYAGTELNKRRHELVMAVGGARALEWESEATDGGKPAKSWLRTKANSIEGGTSEVMLNVIAKRILDLPGA, from the coding sequence GTGACCGATCTGGAAAACTTCCGCACTGAAACCCGCGCCTGGCTGGAGGCGAACTGCCCGCCCGAGATGCGCGAACCCGTGCGCGGCGAGGACGATATCTACTGGGGCGGCCGCCGCGCGACCTTCAAGAACGATGCCCAGCGCGCATGGCTCGAAGCGTGTGTCGCCAAGGGCTACACCGTGCCGATGTGGCCCAAGGAATATGGCGGCGCAGGGCTGACCGCTCCGCAAGCCAAGGTGCTGCGCGAGGAAATGGGCGCGATCAATGCGCGGCCGCCGTTGAGCAGCTTCGGGATCTGGATGCTCGGCCCGGCGCTGCTGCATTTCGGCACCGAAGGCCAGAAGCAGCGCTTCCTCAACGAAATCGCGCGCGGCGAAATCCGTTGGTGCCAGGGCTATTCGGAACCGGGTTCGGGCAGCGACCTTGTGTCCTTGCAGACCTATGGCGAGGATAAGGGCGATCACTGGGTCGTCAACGGCAGCAAGATCTGGACATCTTACGCCGATCAGGCCGACTGGATCTTCTGCCTTGTCCGCACCGACAAGACCGACAAGTATCAGGGCATCACCTTCATGCTGTTCGACATGGCAAGCGAAGGCGTGACCACCAAGCCGATCCAACTGATCAGCGGCTCCTCGCCCTTCTGCGAGACCTTCTTCGATGATGTCACCGTGCCCAAATCCTATGGCGACGACGTGCCCGCTTACGTGGGCACGGTGGGCCGCGGCTGGGACGTGGCGAAGTACCTCCTCGGCCACGAACGCGAGATGATTTCGGGCGCGGACGGGGGCGAACGAGCGGCAGCGATCGGCGCGGCGATGAAGCGCCATGCCGCCAGGACCGGCGATGAGATCGACCCCGTGCTGCGCGCCGAACTTGCCAATTTCGATGTCGATGCGCTGGCTTACGCGGCGATGGGCGAGAAATTCCTCGACGAGATCAAGGTCGGCAAGGCGCACCCCGCGCAGCCCAACATGATGAAATACGCCGGGACCGAGCTGAACAAGCGCCGTCACGAGTTGGTGATGGCGGTCGGCGGTGCCCGCGCGCTCGAATGGGAGAGCGAGGCGACCGATGGCGGCAAGCCTGCCAAAAGCTGGCTGCGCACCAAGGCGAATTCGATCGAGGGCGGGACATCCGAGGTGATGCTCAACGTCATCGCCAAGCGCATCCTCGACTTGCCGGGCGCCTGA
- a CDS encoding DUF2945 domain-containing protein, translating to MSDTFRKGQMVSWSWGNGTATGKIIDRYERKVTRTIKGSEITRNGGKDDPAYLIEQDDGDEVLKLSSELKPAA from the coding sequence GTGAGCGACACCTTCCGCAAGGGCCAGATGGTCAGCTGGTCGTGGGGCAACGGCACCGCGACCGGCAAGATCATCGACCGCTACGAGCGCAAGGTGACGCGCACCATCAAGGGCTCTGAAATTACCCGCAACGGTGGCAAGGACGATCCCGCCTATCTGATCGAACAGGATGATGGCGATGAGGTATTGAAGCTCTCCAGCGAGCTGAAGCCCGCCGCCTGA
- a CDS encoding MFS transporter — MSAVRAPQTGQQLPTRLRIIHGAGAVAFGVKDNGFSFFLLIYYNQVLGMDAGLVSLALLIALLVDALVDPLIGNLSDRTYTAWGRRLPWLYAAPVPLAFAWAYLWTPPAGAEPSFLGLVGIAIVVRLLLSACEVPSISLVPEMTQDYDERTTLFRYRALAGWIGGLGMMVLAYTVFMPGAQGLLDPDGYFAFGVFGAVVMAVSVIGSALGQHRLLARLPAHKPPPFSLKTAFAEITEAFSERAFLILAAGAVAAYVNQGLIFSISNYLNLFVWQLTREQLVLYPLVLFASVVLMFVVIGPMHARWGKARTAAFTAVAGAAIGFAPYALFLIGAWPPAGSYPSTLAFFAFLLFANTLGVVSMVSATSMIAEIVEAFEERTHRRAEAAFYSGNWLIQKCATGLGIFLTGQIIAFSQLPANAAPSSVDPAVLTRLVLAFGGSAVVLALAAAFWLIRFPISRQEHEARLARLVHHRAQAHASPLDEAARADPEGHSIGA; from the coding sequence ATGAGCGCTGTGCGCGCGCCGCAAACCGGGCAGCAATTGCCCACGCGGCTGCGCATCATCCACGGCGCGGGCGCGGTGGCCTTTGGCGTGAAGGACAACGGCTTTTCGTTCTTTCTGCTGATCTATTACAATCAGGTGCTGGGGATGGATGCGGGGCTGGTCAGCCTTGCGCTGCTGATCGCGCTGCTGGTCGATGCGCTGGTCGATCCCCTGATCGGCAACCTGTCCGACCGCACCTATACCGCGTGGGGCCGCCGCCTGCCGTGGCTTTATGCCGCGCCCGTTCCGCTCGCCTTTGCCTGGGCCTATCTGTGGACGCCCCCGGCGGGCGCGGAGCCTTCGTTCCTCGGGCTTGTCGGCATTGCGATCGTGGTGCGGCTGCTGCTGTCGGCGTGCGAGGTGCCGTCGATCAGCCTCGTCCCTGAAATGACGCAGGACTATGACGAGCGCACCACGCTGTTCCGCTACCGCGCGCTGGCGGGATGGATCGGGGGGCTGGGCATGATGGTGCTGGCCTACACCGTGTTCATGCCGGGCGCGCAAGGCCTGCTCGATCCCGATGGCTATTTCGCGTTCGGCGTGTTCGGCGCGGTGGTGATGGCGGTGTCGGTGATCGGTTCGGCGCTGGGACAGCACCGGCTGCTTGCCCGTCTGCCAGCGCACAAGCCCCCGCCCTTTTCGCTGAAGACCGCTTTTGCCGAGATTACCGAGGCATTTTCCGAACGCGCGTTCCTGATCCTCGCGGCGGGCGCGGTGGCGGCCTATGTCAATCAGGGGCTGATTTTCTCGATCTCGAACTATCTCAACCTGTTCGTGTGGCAGCTCACCCGCGAACAGCTGGTGCTCTATCCGCTGGTGCTGTTCGCCTCGGTGGTGCTGATGTTCGTGGTGATCGGGCCGATGCATGCGCGCTGGGGCAAGGCGCGCACTGCCGCCTTTACCGCGGTGGCGGGCGCAGCAATCGGCTTTGCGCCTTATGCGCTGTTCCTGATCGGCGCGTGGCCGCCTGCGGGCAGCTATCCCTCCACCCTCGCCTTCTTTGCCTTCCTGCTGTTTGCCAACACGCTCGGCGTTGTCTCGATGGTGTCGGCCACGTCGATGATCGCCGAAATCGTCGAGGCTTTCGAGGAGCGCACCCACCGCCGCGCGGAGGCCGCGTTCTATTCGGGCAACTGGCTGATCCAGAAATGCGCGACCGGGCTCGGCATCTTCCTGACCGGGCAAATCATCGCCTTCTCGCAGCTTCCCGCCAATGCCGCCCCCTCCAGCGTCGATCCGGCGGTGCTGACCCGGCTGGTGCTGGCTTTCGGCGGGTCGGCGGTGGTGCTGGCGCTGGCGGCGGCGTTCTGGCTGATCCGCTTCCCGATCAGCCGGCAAGAGCACGAGGCGCGGCTCGCACGGCTGGTCCATCACCGGGCGCAGGCACACGCCAGTCCGCTCGACGAGGCGGCGCGCGCCGACCCGGAAGGCCATTCGATCGGCGCGTAA
- a CDS encoding acyl-CoA dehydrogenase family protein, translating to MPLYHTEDQAMLADTARGFIAEEGNIAKGLRHWRDRNCKDGFGHALWKQMAEMGFTGMLVEEADGGLGMGHVEAGIVLEEIGRNLTPSPFLTSSVLAATALKHGSDDLKGRYLPGLIAGDSVFAVAIDETAKHRPSRITTRAEKSGNGFRLNGAKSFVIQGASADMIVVATRTSGSDDDADGITLFAVPRDAAGMSHDAVRLVDSAMATHTRFDGVELDGDAVIGEIDGGRAVLDAMLIAGRVGAAAEGVGVARGAMDMTVDYLKQRKQFGKLIGEFQALQHRASHLYSEVEIARAATIKAQQLLDAGSANADLMASVAKAKVAKTARLAVQEGVQMHGGIGMTDEYDIGLYMKRDRALAEFLGDAHFHANRVAELSGY from the coding sequence ATGCCCCTGTATCACACCGAAGATCAGGCGATGCTCGCCGACACCGCGCGCGGCTTCATCGCCGAGGAAGGCAATATCGCCAAGGGCCTGCGCCACTGGCGCGACCGCAACTGCAAGGACGGCTTTGGCCACGCCTTGTGGAAGCAGATGGCCGAAATGGGCTTTACCGGCATGCTGGTCGAGGAAGCCGATGGCGGGCTGGGCATGGGCCATGTCGAGGCCGGGATCGTGCTGGAAGAGATCGGACGCAATCTCACGCCTTCGCCGTTCCTGACGTCATCCGTGCTGGCGGCGACTGCCTTGAAGCACGGGTCGGACGATCTGAAGGGCCGCTACCTGCCCGGGCTGATCGCGGGCGACAGCGTGTTCGCGGTGGCGATTGACGAGACCGCCAAGCATCGCCCGAGCCGCATCACCACCCGCGCCGAGAAATCGGGCAACGGCTTCCGCCTGAACGGCGCGAAAAGCTTCGTCATTCAGGGCGCAAGCGCGGACATGATCGTGGTCGCCACGCGCACCTCGGGCAGCGACGATGATGCCGACGGGATCACGCTTTTCGCTGTCCCGCGCGATGCCGCCGGGATGAGCCACGATGCGGTGCGCCTCGTCGACAGCGCGATGGCGACGCACACCCGCTTCGATGGGGTCGAACTGGATGGCGACGCGGTGATCGGGGAGATCGACGGGGGGCGCGCCGTTCTCGATGCGATGCTGATCGCAGGCCGCGTGGGCGCCGCTGCCGAAGGCGTGGGCGTGGCCCGCGGCGCGATGGACATGACCGTCGATTACCTCAAGCAGCGCAAGCAGTTCGGCAAGCTGATCGGCGAATTTCAGGCGCTGCAACACCGCGCCAGCCACCTCTACTCCGAGGTCGAGATCGCGCGCGCGGCGACGATCAAGGCGCAGCAACTGCTCGATGCGGGCAGCGCCAATGCCGACCTGATGGCCAGCGTAGCCAAGGCCAAGGTCGCCAAGACAGCGCGGCTGGCGGTGCAGGAAGGCGTGCAGATGCACGGCGGCATCGGCATGACCGACGAATACGACATCGGCCTCTACATGAAGCGCGACCGCGCTCTGGCCGAATTCCTGGGCGATGCCCATTTCCACGCCAACCGCGTGGCCGAACTCAGCGGATATTGA